Proteins encoded within one genomic window of Lysinibacillus sphaericus:
- a CDS encoding phage baseplate plug family protein encodes MLDFEYIEIEKALIPYRFEVELGAELFIIEIRYNDLHDYFTLDLQKDGEMLVQGEKLVYAMPLFNEVFDNRFPAPNIIPIDPSSKETRVTFANLNKTVFLKLVNNNE; translated from the coding sequence ATGCTTGACTTTGAATATATAGAAATAGAAAAAGCGCTCATTCCCTATCGATTCGAGGTGGAACTGGGCGCTGAATTATTTATAATCGAAATTCGATACAATGATTTACACGATTACTTCACGCTAGACCTACAAAAGGATGGAGAGATGTTAGTCCAAGGTGAAAAGCTTGTTTATGCTATGCCTTTATTTAATGAAGTGTTCGATAATCGCTTTCCAGCACCGAATATTATTCCAATTGATCCATCAAGTAAAGAAACTCGTGTGACATTTGCAAATTTGAATAAAACAGTATTTTTAAAGTTGGTGAACAACAATGAGTAA